From the genome of Rhizobium oryzihabitans:
ATCACTTCGACCTGTCCCGGTTCGGTGGCGTCGTTCTGGACGAAAGCAGCATCCTCAAAAGCACGGACGGCAAGTACCGCACGAAGCTGATTTCCGAGTGCTCGAAGATACCGTTCAGGCTGGCAGCAACGGCAACTCCGGCGCCGAACGACTTCATGGAGCTTGGCAATCATGCGGAGTTCCTCGGCGTCATGTCGTATACCGACATGCTTGCGACGTTCTTCACACACGACGGAGGCGATACGCAGAAATGGCGGCTGAAAGGGCACGCTGAGAGCGAGTTCTGGAAGTGGATGGCTTCGTGGGCCGTGATGCTTCGGAAGCCTTCCGATCTAGGCTATGACAATGCCGGCTACGATCTTCCGCCGCTGAACTACCACCAGCACACTGTCGGAGTGGAATACGCCCCAAGCCTCGATACCGGCCTCCTTTTCCCCATGGAAGCCCGCACGCTGCAAGAACGCATTGCGGCTCGCCGTGACAGCGTATCCGAGCGCGTGGCGCTAGCCGCCTCCATGACGCCGGCCGATAGACCTTTCGTATGGTGGTGCAATCTGAACAGCGAAGCTGAGGCCCTCGCAAAGCTGATACCAGGCGCGGTCAATCTATCAGGGGCCGACAAAGACGACGACAAGCGCCGCAAGCTTGTTGACTTCTCGCAGGGTCGCATTCGCGTGCTGATCACGAAGCCGTCGATCGCCGGGTTCGGAATGAACTGGCAGCACTGCGCAGATACCGGATTTGTCGGGCTGAATGACAGCTTCGAGCAAATCTATCAGGCGATCCGTCGCTTCTGGCGGTTTGGGCAGATGAAGCCGGTCAATGTCCATTTCATCGCATCTGAA
Proteins encoded in this window:
- a CDS encoding DEAD/DEAH box helicase; the protein is MSEYQEFLDRKKITDPDTGISEALSLPSVLKPHQHDIVQWSLRRGRAAIFAGTGLGKTLMELSWSDQVFDFTGKPVLIMAPLAVAEQHITEAEKFGMAANLVSFHPEEGWGINVTNYQKMDHFDLSRFGGVVLDESSILKSTDGKYRTKLISECSKIPFRLAATATPAPNDFMELGNHAEFLGVMSYTDMLATFFTHDGGDTQKWRLKGHAESEFWKWMASWAVMLRKPSDLGYDNAGYDLPPLNYHQHTVGVEYAPSLDTGLLFPMEARTLQERIAARRDSVSERVALAASMTPADRPFVWWCNLNSEAEALAKLIPGAVNLSGADKDDDKRRKLVDFSQGRIRVLITKPSIAGFGMNWQHCADTGFVGLNDSFEQIYQAIRRFWRFGQMKPVNVHFIASEMEGATVANLRRKEIDADRMAAAMVMHMADLSSAAVRGSVRDRPDYNPTIPMKIPTWIGECAA